The following DNA comes from Lentibacillus sp. Marseille-P4043.
TTTAATTAATGGCCAATCACTTTTAGCAACTGTTCCGATCAGTTCAAAATCTTCCCCACCAAAAAGCTGCCAATTTCGTTGCTGATCAACACTAAACTGATGAAAAGCCGCACTTCTTGGTAATTTATCATAATCTAAAACAATTGAAACCTCGGATGCCTCCGCAATTTCCGCAGCCTCATTTGCAATCCCATCACTTACATCATTGAGTGCTATTCGTGATAGTTGTCTTAATTCATGGGAAAACGTAACACGTGGTGAAGGCAATCGATGTTTGTTCATATAATATTCCTTGTCTGTGTACTGCCCAGGCTGAGTTAAAATATGAAAACCAGCCCGAGAATCTCCTAATGTACCAGTAACAAAAACGATATCCTCTATCTCTGCGGAACTCCGGTAACGCGCCTTATTCTTATCTACATACCCAATAACTGTAATAGAAATTGCTAACTCGTTTCCAGAAACAGTATCTCCACCGATTAAATCCACTTTATAATTATTTGCCAGCATTCGCATCCCCTGGTAAATTTGTTGCAGTTCTTCATCTGACCAATGTGGTGGAATGACAATGGACACCAAATAAAATGCCGGCATGGACCCCATCGCAGCCATATCGCTAACGTTTGCGGCAAGCACCCTATGACCTATATGAAACGGCTCCATTGTTTTACGGGAAAAATGAACGTTTTCCACAAACGTATCCACTGTCGTTACAACATCCTGACTGGTTTGGCGAAAAACTGCTGCATCGTCCCCAATCCCCTTTAATAGGGAAGATTGTTTATATGAAGTTTGTTTAATTGAATTAATAAACGTAAACTCATCCATGAATATCACCCAGTTTCATTTTTCGACTATATTAATGATAGCAAAAAGACTATAAAAAGGAAAAAATAATACCACCCCAATAATTAACACTCTACCCCAAAGTGTTCACATTGAAGAGGATTAGTATGGTTAGTATTTATCAGGGGGACAAAATTATCAACTACATCATGTAGAATTGTTGATATATATCATTTTGCTAAGGGAAATATTGATATATTATAATTAAATTTGAGCTGGTGATAAGCTAAAATCTCTGATTCAAGAAGGGAATTTGCATATTGATGGAATGGGACCTTTTAGGTGGAAAATTAATGTAGAAACAAAATTTGTGGTTACTTGTGAGCTAAAATCGCCTAATTTTGGACATAAAAAAACACATGATTCTTATCAATGAAAACATGTGAACGTTTATTTAAATGGCGGTCTGGACGGGACTCGAACCCGCGACCTCCTGCGTGACAGGCAGGCATTCTAACCAGCTGAACTACCAGACCAATATTATGTACTTATTTTAAATTGGTTGCGGGGGCAGGATTTGAACCTACGACCTTTGGGTTATGAGCCCAACGAGCTACCAGACTGCTCCACCCCGCGATATGAGATAAATATTAAAAATTTTCCTGCCCTTTAACTAACTTTTTCCCAAACTGCTCGTCGTGTTGAAAGCTTTTCGCAGAAGTAGCACTCCTCGCAAGCCTACACATAGTGGCTTACTCAAAGAAGTTGACGGCTTGCTCCACCCCGCGATATGAGATAAATATTAACTTATGATTTTATTAAATATGCCTGGC
Coding sequences within:
- the thiL gene encoding thiamine-phosphate kinase, whose product is MDEFTFINSIKQTSYKQSSLLKGIGDDAAVFRQTSQDVVTTVDTFVENVHFSRKTMEPFHIGHRVLAANVSDMAAMGSMPAFYLVSIVIPPHWSDEELQQIYQGMRMLANNYKVDLIGGDTVSGNELAISITVIGYVDKNKARYRSSAEIEDIVFVTGTLGDSRAGFHILTQPGQYTDKEYYMNKHRLPSPRVTFSHELRQLSRIALNDVSDGIANEAAEIAEASEVSIVLDYDKLPRSAAFHQFSVDQQRNWQLFGGEDFELIGTVAKSDWPLIKQLAEQTNTKVTEIGYVDNKQTNLVYLQEKGQRVVLKKQGYTHFK